One part of the Arabidopsis thaliana chromosome 1 sequence genome encodes these proteins:
- a CDS encoding sporulation-specific protein (LOCATED IN: vacuole; EXPRESSED IN: 23 plant structures; EXPRESSED DURING: 13 growth stages; BEST Arabidopsis thaliana protein match is: FBD, F-box and Leucine Rich Repeat domains containing protein (TAIR:AT1G22000.1); Has 84739 Blast hits to 38714 proteins in 2257 species: Archae - 1436; Bacteria - 11314; Metazoa - 40747; Fungi - 7706; Plants - 4675; Viruses - 308; Other Eukaryotes - 18553 (source: NCBI BLink).) has product MSRLAKWKLEKAKVKVVFRLQFHATHVPQAGWDKLFISFIPADSVKATAKTTKALVRNGTCKWGDPIYETTRLLQDTRTKQFDEKLYKIVVAMGTSRSSILGEAMINLAEYADALKPFAVILPLQGCDPGAILHVTIQLLTSKTGFREFEQQREISERGPSTTPDHSSPDESSRCRISPSDETLSHVDKTNIRGSFKEKFRDNSLVEETVGLNDLDSGLGFDVSSNTSGSLNAEKHDISSINEVDSLKSVVSGDLSGLAQSPQKEKDSLGWQHGWGSDYLGKNSDLGNAIEDNNKLKGFLEDMESSINEIKIEVSSLQCHADDIGSKAQDFSQILISEIGSGDHLVREVSVLKSECSKLKEEMERLRNVKSHVLFNSKDQDNVPHSLQLRWLQGLLVVEDNIREIQNKVCYGYHDRDLRLFLSDFESLLGVLQDFKTQIEQPISHFSTVPSEKIIMTDSKERGLSKAKHFVSGSEVDTDIYQPELDPLQYLGMPDLTSREPNSADSVSAMRDKILELVRGLDESKAERDSLTKKMDQMECYYESLVQELEETQRQLLVELQSLRTEHSTCLYSISGAKAEMETLRHDMNEQTLRFSEEKKTLDSFNEELDKRAMAAEAALKRARLNYSIAVNHLQKDLELLSSQVVSMFETNENLIKQAFPEPPQSFHECIQSTDDSISEKQDTRDVKLIQFQNEKKGMKERPLKGDIILLEDMKRSLHVQESLYQKVEEELYEMHSRNLYLEVFSNILRETFLEASVDIRIMKAKIDELGWQLELSTEAKEILKQRLDITLDEVCSLKEEKTTCIAKWNAVALQNQSLEANLQNITHENLILLQKIDELESVVLESKSWKTNYETCICEKKELAELMEKEAVEKAHYRTRLATVQAEFDAVRGKFDDLATANGNLQQNLSSLTDKLINTLGCYNEKLVSLPQWEGVDLDFESHDLTEQLDKFLCKICEKCFVLISENNGLMKEKSMTESYLRAAESDVMELKQMHENDVQCMVTKLEASTALLRRLQLETESVMDKMKVITEDEQNYESRHLDLLSRLDHFENEMHLLVSKNEGLGQEISELSSVAVEHGRTKLLVEELAEEKKRVLVSLQDKSQETLGLVRELENLKKTFDHELRLERNLRQELEIKMQDLTSEVIAKSSKLMSFDEQSSELVRLKQMVSDLELEKATHTHRLTRYETSLRSLTRDSSYISDLESQILEMMEISVAADIQIVFTRTEWETYADKLHKDHFEVLTAFNDSRNVGAQHMNANIKLLADLDSLKSELKIERNLRNNLDRRVEELTSELDEKHLLLENFDLQKSQVELLEKMVAELESEKSFQRLEYVRNAHRESSFIEELFQCLMAADVQLIFTKIQSDICINEFAEQLSCCSNSHLEFQKKYTDVESALNHCLVNETRYMDENNQLLINLEVLKSELESSMAKSRALADRNDEMSAELEEHATRDENAERSYSERSLCAPEVEQLKSLLFGYEEEIENLTVLKAEAEITVEILKDKLTGLCGKGASELETLKNRCSDLTQKLSEQILKTEEFKSMSNHLKELKDNAEAECNRAREKADYKAPLTPQQESLRIIFIKEQYDTKLQELQYQLTMSKKHGEEILMKLQDAIDENEARKKAESSQLKRSKELEGKILELEADRQSVIYDKREKTTAYDMMKAELDCSLLSLECCKEEKQKLEAILQQCKEQSLKMSKELESRRGLVQRCSSQKNIEMEENDRLNSEVSELADKNTIAVSSGDSVNNGQREVACIDPTVRIISPRSIIQGTIQSSSVNGNRDQLPSGEAMALDKREESLALINDKFRAETLRSSMDHLNDELERMKNENLLEPQDDNDSDTRFPGLEQELMQLRQAKEELQSIFPLSQENFSCGNALERVLALEIELAEALRGKKKSTTHFQSSFLKQHTDDEAIFQSFRDINNLIEEMLDTKGRYSSMETELREMHDRYSQLSLKFAEVEGERQKLMMTLKNVRASKKAMLLNRSSSATLGEH; this is encoded by the exons ATGTCGAGACTGGCTAAATGGAAGCTGGAGAAAGCCAAAGTCAAGGTCGTCTTTCGATTGCAGTTTCACGCTACCCAT gTTCCACAAGCGGGTTGGGACAAACTATTTATATCTTTCATTCCCGCTGACTCCGTAAAAGCTACAGCAAAGACAACTAAAGCACTTGTGAGAAATGGAACTTGCAAGTGGGGGGATCCTATCTATGAAACTACAAGGCTGCTTCAGGATACTAGGACCAAGCAATTTGATGAAAAACTTTATAAGATTGTTGTCGCTATG GGTACTTCTAGATCTAGTATACTTGGAGAGGCTATGATCAACCTTGCTGAATATGCTGATGCCTTAAAACCTTTTGCTGTGATATTGCCCTTGCAAGGCTGTGATCCAGGAGCTATCTTACAT GTCACTATACAGCTGTTAACCTCAAAAACTGGTTTCAGAGAGTTCGAGCAGCAAAGAGAAATCAGTGAGAGGGGACCATCAACGACCCCTGACCATAGCAGTCCTGACGAATCTTCTCGTTGCAGGATTTCACCTTCTGATGAGACTCTTAGTCATGTTGATAAG ACAAATATAAGAGGGAGTTTCAAAGAAAAGTTCCGAGACAATTCTTTAGTGGAAGAAACAGTGGGGCTAAATGACCTTGATTCAGGATTGGGTTTTGATGTCTCTTCAAACACATCAGGGAGCCTAAACGCTGAGAAACATGATATATCCAGCATAAACGAAGTTGACAGCCTCAAAAGTGTGGTATCTGGAGATCTGAGTGGACTTGCTCAGAGCCCgcagaaagagaaagacaGTCTTGGGTGGCAACATGGCTGGGGGTCAGACTATCTTGGTAAGAATAGCGATTTGGGCAATGCAATAGAAGACAACAATAAGCTTAAAGGATTCTTGGAAGACATGGAATCATCCATTAATGAGATTAAGATTGAAGTGAGTTCGCTGCAGTGCCATGCAGATGATATAGGTTCCAAAGCTCAAGATTTTTCTCAAATACTTATATCAGAGATTGGTTCTGGGGATCATTTGGTCAGAGAAGTATCTGTGCTGAAATCAGAGTGTTCAAAGTTAAAAGAAGAGATGGAGCGATTACGTAACGTCAAATCACACGTTCTATTTAATAGCAAAGATCAAGATAATGTTCCCCACAGTCTACAACTAAGATGGCTGCAGGGACTTTTAGTTGTAGAGGATAACATAagagaaattcaaaacaaagtaTGCTATGGCTACCATGACAGAGACTTAAGATTGTTCCTCTCAGACTTTGAGTCTCTGCTCGGAGTTCTACAGGATTTTAAAACGCAGATTGAGCAGCCTATATCTCACTTCAGCACTGTACCATCTGAGAAAATCATCATGACTGATAGTAAAGAGAGAGGCCTTTCGAAAGCAAAGCATTTTGTATCAGGCTCTGAGGTTGACACTGATATTTATCAACCAGAACTTGATCCGCTTCAATATCTTGGTATGCCTGATCTTACTTCTCGTGAACCCAATTCAGCAGATTCTGTTAGTGCCATGAGAGATAAAATACTTGAGCTTGTACGAGGGCTGGACGAGTCTAAAGCTGAACGTGATAGCCTTACCAAGAAAATGGATCAGATGGAATGCTATTACGAATCTCTGGTCCAGGAGCTTGAGGAAACTCAAAGGCAGTTGCTAGTAGAGTTACAGAGTTTAAGGACTGAACATTCCACGTGCCTCTATAGTATCTCTGGCGCTAAGGCGGAGATGGAAACGTTGCGTCACGACATGAATGAGCAAACACTAAGGTTTtctgaggagaagaaaactttgGATTCTTTTAATGAAGAACTGGATAAACGAGCTATGGCTGCAGAGGCAGCACTTAAAAGGGCCCGCTTGAATTATTCTATTGCTGTCAACCATTTGCAGAAGGATCTTGAATTGCTTTCATCTCAGGTTGTATCCATGTTTGAGACCAATGAGAATCTCATTAAGCAAGCCTTTCCAGAACCTCCACAAAGCTTTCACGAATGCATTCAATCAACAGATGATTCAATTTCTGAGAAACAGGACACTCGTGATGTAAAACTCATACAGTTTcagaatgagaaaaagggGATGAAGGAACGCCCTTTAAAAGGTGATATTATTCTTCTAGAAGATATGAAGAGATCTCTTCATGTGCAAGAAAGCTTGTatcaaaaagttgaagaagaactcTATGAGATGCACTCAAGGAACTTATATCTGGAAGTATTCTCAAACATTCTACGAGAAACTTTTCTTGAAGCAAGTGTTGACATAAGGATCATGAAAGCGAAAATTGATGAACTTGGATGGCAGCTGGAGCTTTCAACAGAGGCCAAGGAAATATTGAAGCAGAGGCTGGATATTACTTTGGACGAGGTTTGCTCCCTGAAAGAGGAGAAAACCACATGCATTGCCAAATGGAATGCTGTAGCTTTGCAGAATCAAAGCTTAGAGGCAAATTTGCAGAATATTACTCACGAAAACCTCATCCTTCTGCAAAAGATTGATGAACTGGAATCTGTAGTGTTGGAGTCTAAGAGTTGGAAGACCAATTATGAGACATGCATTTGTGAGAAAAAAGAGCTTGCAGAGCTTATGGAGAAAGAAGCGGTGGAAAAAGCTCATTATCGGACAAGGCTTGCTACTGTGCAGGCTGAGTTTGATGCTGTGAGAGGtaagtttgatgatttggCTACTGCAAATGGAAATCTACAGCAGAATCTCAGTAGTCTGACGGACAAGTTGATAAACACGTTAGGCTGCTACAATGAAAAACTCGTTTCCTTGCCCCAGTGGGAAGGAGTGGATCTTGATTTTGAGTCCCATGATTTAACAGAGCAGCTTGATAAATTCTTGTGTAAGATATGTGAAAAGTGTTTCGTACTTATATCAGAGAATAATGGcctgatgaaagaaaaatccatgACAGAGTCATATTTAAGGGCTGCTGAGTCTGATGTTATGGAGCTCAAGCAGATGCATGAGAATGATGTACAATGTATGGTCACTAAATTAGAAGCTTCCACTGCCCTCCTCCGGAGACTGCAGTTGGAAACCGAATCGGTCATGGATAAAATGAAGGTTATTACTGAAGATGAACAAAACTATGAGAGCCGTCACTTGGACCTTCTTTCTCGTCTTGACCATTTTGAGAATGAAATGCATCTACTTGTGTCCAAGAATGAGGGACTTGGTCAAGAGATTAGTGAATTAAGCTCTGTAGCAGTTGAACATGGAAGAACCAAGCTGCTTGTGGAAGAACTGGCTGAGGAAAAGAAACGTGTTCTGGTTTCACTTCAAGATAAATCTCAGGAAACTTTGGGTCTTGTGCGTGAGcttgaaaatttaaagaaaacgTTTGACCACGAGTTGAGACTTGAAAGAAACTTGAGGCAGGAACTAGAAATTAAAATGCAAGATCTTACATCTGAGGTGATCGCCAAAAGTTCCAAATTGATGAGCTTTGATGAGCAAAGCTCTGAGTTGGTCCGTCTTAAGCAAATGGTTTCCGATCTGGAGCTGGAGAAGGCAACTCACACTCATCGTCTGACAAGATATGAAACATCTCTGAGAAGCTTGACTCGTGATTCATCATATATTTCCGATTTGGAATCTCAGATACTTGAAATGATGGAAATCTCAGTAGCAGCAGATATCCAGATTGTTTTCACAAGAACTGAATGGGAGACTTATGCTGACAAGCTCCACAAGGATCATTTTGAGGTACTGACTGCCTTCAATGACTCTCGTAATGTAGGAGCTCAGCATATGAATGCTAATATAAAGTTGTTGGCAGATCTCGACTCCCTAAAATCAGAATTGAAAATTGAGAGAAATTTGAGAAACAACTTAGACAGAAGAGTTGAAGAACTCACCTCTGAGTTAGATGAAAAACATTTGTTGTTAGAGAACTTTGATTTGCAGAAATCTCAAGTGGAACTTTTGGAGAAGATGGTAGCTGAGCTGGAATCTGAAAAGTCTTTTCAACGTTTGGAGTACGTTAGAAATGCTCATCGAGAGTCTTCTTTCATAGAAGAACTGTTTCAGTGTCTAATGGCTGCAGATGTTCAGCTTATTTTTACAAAGATCCAGTCTGATATCTGTATCAATGAGTTTGCAGAACAACTTAGCTGCTGCTCTAATAGCCACCTTGAGTTTCAGAAGAAGTACACTGATGTGGAATCTGCCCTTAACCATTGTCTAGTCAACGAAACGCGGTATATGGACGAAAACAATCAGTTATTGATTAATCTTGAAGTCTTAAAGTCTGAGCTAGAGTCTTCCATGGCTAAAAGTAGAGCTCTTGCTGATAGAAATGATGAAATGTCAGCTGAACTCGAAGAGCACGCAACTAGGGATGAGAATGCAGAAAGAAGTTACTCTGAGAGAAGCTTATGTGCTCCTGAGGTCGAGCAATTAAAATCTTTGCTGTTTGggtatgaagaagaaatagaaaatttgaCGGTGTTAAAAGCGGAGGCGGAAATTACAGTTGAGATACTAAAAGATAAACTAACTGGGCTTTGTGGGAAAGGTGCCAGTGAGCTTGAAACACTGAAAAATAGGTGCAGTGATCTCACTCAGAAGCTCTCTGAGCAGATTTTGAAAACAGAAGAGTTCAAAAGCATGTCCAATCATTTGAAAGAGCTTAAGGACAATGCTGAAGCAGAATGCAATCGTGCTCGTGAAAAGGCCGACTACAAAGCCCCGCTAACTCCACAGCAGGAGTCGTTGAGAATCATTTTCATCAAAGAACAGTATGACACCAAGCTGCAGGAACTTCAATATCAACTGACCATGTCCAAGAAGCATGGTGAGGAAATTCTGATGAAATTACAAGATGCCATTGATGAGAATGAAGCAAGGAAAAAGGCAGAATCCAGCCAATTAAAGAGATCTAAAGAGCTGGAGGGAAAAATATTGGAACTGGAGGCTGATCGACAATCTGTTATCTATGATAAACGTGAGAAAACCACGGCTTATGACATGATGAAGGCAGAGCTGGATTGCTCATTATTAAGCCTTGAGTgctgcaaagaagaaaaacagaagctTGAAGCTATTCTGCAACAATGCAAAGAGCAGAGTTTGAAAATGTCCAAAGAGCTAGAATCAAGGAGAGGATTAGTACAACGTTGCAGCTCTCAGAAAAATATTGAGATGGAAGAAAATGATAGATTAAATAGTGAGGTGTCAGAGTTGGCTGacaaaaatacaattgcaGTCTCTTCAGGCGACTCGGTGAACAACGGGCAAAGGGAAGTTGCTTGTATTGATCCTACAGTGCGGATCATCAGTCCCAGGTCGATAATTCAG GGTACTATTCAATCGAGCAGTGTAAATGGAAACAGAGACCAATTACCTTCCGGAGAAGCAATGGCGCTGGACAAACGTGAAGAAAGCCTAGCTTTGATCAATGATAAATTCAGGGCAGAGACTTTAAGGTCTAGCATGGATCACCTAAACGATGAG CTAGAACGGATGAAGAATGAGAATCTACTTGAACCTCAAGATGATAATGATTCAGACACCAGATTTCCGGGTTTGGAACAGGAGCTGATGCAGTTGCGTCAG GCAAAGGAAGAACTTCAGAGTATCTTCCCTCTATCTCAAGAGAATTTCAGTTGCGGAAACGCATTGGAAAGGGTTCTTGCACTGGAAATAGAACTCGCTGAAGCATTGcgtggaaagaaaaaatcaaccaCCCATTTCCAGAG CTCTTTCTTGAAGCAACACACCGATGACGAAGCAATCTTCCAGAGTTTCAGAGACATAAACAATCTAATTGAAGAAATGTTGGATACCAAAGGCCGGTATTCGTCTATGGAGACAGAGCTTAGGGAAATGCATGACCGTTATTCTCAGCTAAGCCTCAAGTTTGCAGAGGTTGAAGGAGAGAGACAAAAGCTGATGATGACTCTGAAGAACGTTAGGGCATCAAAGAAGGCTATGCTCTTGAACCGTTCATCATCAGCAACTCTTGGTGAACATTAA